One Thermoanaerobaculia bacterium DNA window includes the following coding sequences:
- a CDS encoding VWA domain-containing protein, with product MNSSPSRNGSAALAALAFVASVVGAQVPGTPEAAPASIFGETVEVRVINVEVVVTDKQGLPVTGLQPGDFALKVDGAEVPIQYFTEVRGGDAIEGPPDAPVMVPGVPQLAPGTPVGTSYLVFIDDFYPLARDRDLVIEKLSADLGRLRPEDRMAVVAYDGLQLEMLSSWSQSSAELERVFRKAMARPAKGIQRESDDRRFTQATRSDRFYGHRPRLLDSTQMRLDVDERAYAETLQDQVKGIVAAATSALRGFANPPGRKVLVLLAGGWPYDPVQYAINDYNRTVLESQLKRGDELLAPLTDTANQLGYTIYAVDIPGLTEDSTTSAEYAAGSNFNDRSTQFQRENNVQYSLQYVAQETGGEALLNAAREEVLARVAEDTHSYYWIGFTPTWQGDDGKHKVALSTRVADLKIRNRAGFVDFSQRRETSMAVESILLFGEGPNSLPLPVEIGTSRKVSGTKMNVPVTIRIPLERLTALPTERGMSAEVELRIAALDERGGRSDIPVIPIRLDMPGKAPAGAFATYTTIVQLRRAKNDLVLAVSDPAGGTIYSARAEVQP from the coding sequence ATGAACAGCTCGCCAAGCCGCAACGGTTCCGCAGCTCTCGCCGCACTCGCCTTCGTCGCCTCGGTGGTCGGGGCGCAGGTGCCGGGCACGCCCGAAGCCGCGCCCGCCTCGATCTTCGGCGAGACCGTCGAGGTGCGGGTCATCAACGTCGAGGTCGTGGTGACCGACAAGCAGGGGCTGCCGGTTACGGGTCTCCAGCCGGGCGATTTTGCGCTCAAGGTCGACGGCGCCGAGGTTCCGATCCAGTACTTCACCGAGGTCCGGGGCGGCGACGCCATCGAAGGACCGCCGGACGCTCCGGTGATGGTCCCCGGAGTGCCGCAGCTCGCGCCGGGGACGCCGGTCGGAACCAGCTACCTGGTCTTCATCGACGACTTCTACCCGCTTGCGCGCGATCGCGACCTGGTGATCGAGAAGCTCTCCGCCGACCTCGGGCGGCTGCGCCCCGAGGACCGCATGGCCGTCGTCGCCTACGACGGTCTGCAGCTCGAGATGCTCTCCTCCTGGTCGCAGTCGAGCGCCGAGCTCGAGCGCGTCTTCCGCAAGGCGATGGCCCGGCCAGCGAAGGGCATCCAGCGGGAATCGGACGACCGCAGGTTCACCCAAGCCACTCGCAGCGACCGATTCTACGGCCACCGTCCGCGCCTGCTCGACTCGACCCAGATGCGACTGGACGTCGACGAGCGCGCCTACGCCGAGACGCTGCAGGATCAAGTGAAGGGGATCGTCGCCGCCGCCACTTCGGCGCTGCGCGGGTTTGCCAACCCGCCGGGTCGCAAGGTCCTCGTCCTGCTCGCCGGGGGATGGCCGTACGATCCCGTGCAGTACGCCATCAACGACTACAACCGGACGGTGCTCGAATCGCAGCTGAAGCGCGGTGACGAGCTCCTGGCTCCGCTGACCGATACCGCGAACCAGCTCGGCTACACGATCTACGCCGTCGACATTCCGGGCCTGACCGAGGACTCGACCACCAGCGCCGAATACGCGGCAGGCTCGAATTTCAACGATCGCAGCACCCAGTTCCAGCGCGAGAACAACGTCCAGTACTCGCTGCAGTACGTCGCCCAGGAGACCGGTGGCGAGGCGCTGCTGAACGCAGCCCGCGAAGAGGTTCTCGCCCGGGTCGCCGAGGACACCCACAGCTACTACTGGATCGGCTTCACCCCGACCTGGCAGGGCGACGATGGCAAGCACAAGGTGGCGCTCTCGACCCGCGTCGCGGACTTGAAGATCCGCAATCGGGCCGGCTTCGTCGACTTCTCGCAGCGGCGCGAGACCAGCATGGCGGTCGAGAGCATCCTGCTCTTCGGCGAAGGTCCCAACTCCCTGCCACTGCCGGTCGAGATCGGGACGTCGAGGAAGGTCTCCGGCACCAAGATGAACGTTCCGGTCACCATCCGGATTCCGCTCGAGAGGCTCACCGCTCTGCCCACCGAGAGGGGAATGAGCGCCGAGGTCGAGTTGCGGATCGCGGCCCTCGACGAGCGCGGTGGCCGGTCGGACATCCCGGTCATACCGATCCGCCTCGACATGCCGGGCAAGGCCCCCGCGGGTGCCTTCGCGACCTACACCACCATCGTCCAGCTCCGCCGGGCGAAGAACGACCTCGTGCTGGCGGTTTCGGATCCGGCGGGTGGGACGATCTACTCGGCCCGCGCCGAAGTGCAACCCTGA
- a CDS encoding prolipoprotein diacylglyceryl transferase: MIQELFHIGPIVISPFGVMLVMAFFSGYLQLKRGMKRLGVGSEEDASSILFAAGVGGILGAKIYYAILYGDWRLLFDRSGLVWYGGFILATAAVLWVIRRRRLPFWPLLDAATPALALGYGVGRIGCFLVGDDYGRPSDLPWAIAFPNGLPPTTAGYLRSEFGVAIPPGVADDQLLRVHPTQLYETAIAFLIAWVGWRMLRGPYGKRAGRTALAVFAGLAVERFLVEFLRAKDDRLLAGLTVAQGISLVILLLLLAIWAGRRKAWGRAALPAAAVER, translated from the coding sequence ATGATCCAAGAGCTTTTCCATATCGGGCCGATTGTGATCAGTCCTTTCGGCGTCATGCTGGTGATGGCCTTTTTCTCCGGCTACCTGCAGCTCAAGCGCGGCATGAAGCGCCTGGGAGTAGGGAGTGAGGAGGATGCCAGCTCGATCCTCTTCGCCGCCGGCGTCGGTGGCATCCTCGGCGCGAAGATCTACTACGCAATTCTCTACGGCGACTGGCGCCTGCTGTTCGATCGCTCCGGCCTCGTCTGGTACGGCGGCTTCATCCTGGCGACCGCCGCGGTCCTCTGGGTGATCCGGCGCCGGCGGCTGCCGTTCTGGCCGCTCCTCGACGCCGCGACTCCGGCGCTCGCGCTCGGTTACGGTGTCGGGCGGATCGGCTGCTTTCTGGTCGGCGACGACTACGGGCGGCCGAGCGATCTGCCGTGGGCCATCGCCTTCCCGAACGGCCTGCCGCCGACGACCGCCGGCTACCTGCGGTCGGAGTTCGGCGTGGCGATCCCGCCCGGAGTCGCGGACGACCAGTTGCTGCGCGTCCACCCCACCCAGCTCTACGAAACGGCGATCGCCTTCCTGATCGCCTGGGTCGGCTGGCGGATGCTCCGCGGTCCTTACGGCAAACGCGCCGGTCGCACCGCCCTGGCGGTCTTCGCCGGGCTCGCAGTCGAACGTTTCCTGGTCGAGTTCCTGCGCGCCAAGGACGACCGACTGCTGGCCGGGTTGACCGTGGCGCAGGGCATCAGCCTGGTGATCCTCCTGCTCTTGCTGGCGATCTGGGCCGGACGCCGCAAGGCCTGGGGCCGTGCCGCGCTTCCGGCGGCCGCGGTCGAGCGTTGA
- the mgtE gene encoding magnesium transporter gives MQNEAIASARRSAAGSHRQRLILRLLRRPEQKPARRLLARLHPADLARLVPLLAPDEQDRLMETLLELKLAGRTVAELGPDIQATILAKLEDGALAGLLRQISANDAVDLLERLDSDRAQAVMALLDRPAANQLANLMHYGAATAGGLMDPEAPHFPAEQTVDTTLKQVRQLAEGRRLFYLYITDERLHLLGIVSLWQLVTAAADRPLREIMSTEVVTVRVDTPEEEVAQVFSRYDLLMIPVVDGEGRFTGAITVDDVLDVVEAQATQDLYRLANLSVQEGVSTTAMRSVRLRLPWLLVNLTTAFLAAFVVSQFQATIAKYVVLAVFMPIVAGMGGNAGTQTLTVMVRALALGEMDLRRAGGVLMRQTAVGLMNGLGTGLVLGLVALIWERNAVLAGVLFFAATVNLTIAGFFGAGVPLVLRRLNLDPALGSSILVTTATDVCGFLAFLGTATLLLAHLHP, from the coding sequence GTGCAGAACGAGGCCATCGCGAGCGCCCGGCGGAGCGCCGCCGGAAGTCACCGCCAGCGCCTGATCCTGCGCCTGCTGCGCCGTCCGGAGCAGAAGCCGGCGCGACGCCTGCTGGCGCGGCTCCACCCCGCCGACCTCGCCCGGTTGGTGCCACTGCTCGCGCCCGACGAGCAGGACCGCCTGATGGAGACCCTGCTCGAGCTCAAGCTCGCCGGCCGGACGGTGGCCGAGCTCGGCCCCGACATCCAGGCGACCATCCTCGCCAAGCTCGAGGACGGCGCCCTCGCCGGCCTCCTCCGCCAGATCTCCGCCAATGACGCCGTCGATCTGCTCGAGCGGCTCGATTCGGACCGCGCCCAGGCGGTGATGGCGCTCCTCGACCGCCCAGCGGCCAACCAGCTCGCCAATCTGATGCATTACGGGGCGGCGACCGCCGGCGGCCTGATGGACCCCGAAGCGCCGCACTTCCCCGCCGAACAGACCGTCGACACGACGCTCAAGCAAGTGCGTCAGCTCGCCGAGGGGCGGCGCCTCTTCTATCTCTACATCACCGACGAGCGGCTCCACCTGCTGGGAATCGTCTCGCTCTGGCAACTGGTCACCGCCGCCGCCGACCGGCCGCTGCGCGAGATCATGTCGACCGAGGTCGTGACCGTCCGGGTGGACACCCCCGAGGAGGAGGTGGCGCAGGTCTTCTCGCGCTACGACCTCCTGATGATCCCGGTGGTCGACGGCGAAGGCCGCTTCACCGGCGCGATCACCGTCGACGACGTTCTCGACGTCGTCGAAGCGCAGGCCACGCAGGACCTCTACCGCCTCGCCAACCTGTCCGTCCAGGAGGGAGTCTCGACCACCGCCATGCGCTCGGTGCGCTTGCGCCTGCCCTGGCTCCTGGTCAATCTCACGACCGCCTTCCTCGCCGCCTTCGTCGTCAGCCAGTTCCAGGCGACGATCGCGAAGTACGTCGTGCTCGCGGTCTTCATGCCGATCGTCGCCGGCATGGGCGGCAATGCCGGCACCCAGACCCTCACGGTCATGGTGCGCGCCCTCGCCCTGGGCGAGATGGACCTGCGTCGCGCCGGGGGCGTGCTGATGCGGCAGACGGCCGTCGGCCTGATGAACGGCCTCGGCACGGGCCTCGTCCTCGGCCTCGTCGCCCTGATCTGGGAGCGCAACGCTGTTCTCGCCGGCGTGCTCTTCTTCGCCGCGACCGTCAACCTGACGATCGCCGGCTTTTTCGGCGCCGGCGTGCCGCTGGTCCTCCGGCGCCTGAACCTCGATCCTGCCCTCGGCAGCTCGATCCTCGTCACCACCGCCACCGACGTCTGCGGCTTTCTCGCCTTCCTCGGCACGGCGACCCTGCTCCTCGCCCACCTCCACCCGTGA
- a CDS encoding hydroxymethylpyrimidine/phosphomethylpyrimidine kinase, whose translation MPRLLSIAGSDSSGGAGIQADLKTFAAHGGYGMTAITAITAQNTLGVSAVQALPPALVAAQIDAVFADPGVDAVKIGMLAETGIIDAVAACLVAAPAASASPSSALRADRRPPRPPVVLDPVMIAKSGNALLDADAVDHLQRLFPLATLLTPNLPEAERLDGASAASTPAARERLVRRLGERCAAVLLKGGHAEGGEVVDLLWDGSRVHSFVHPRIASRSTHGTGCTLSSAIAARLGRGESLVEAVAGAIDWLHEAIVRAIPIGAGTGPVDPFWMQRRPDAGVAAGATVRRGGCLA comes from the coding sequence CTGCCCCGTCTGCTCTCGATCGCCGGTTCCGACTCGAGCGGTGGCGCCGGGATCCAGGCGGATCTCAAGACCTTCGCGGCCCACGGTGGCTACGGCATGACCGCCATCACGGCGATCACGGCGCAGAACACCCTCGGGGTGAGCGCTGTGCAGGCCCTGCCGCCGGCCCTCGTGGCGGCCCAGATCGACGCGGTTTTCGCTGATCCGGGCGTCGACGCGGTGAAGATCGGGATGCTGGCCGAGACCGGGATCATCGACGCGGTGGCCGCCTGCCTGGTCGCGGCGCCAGCCGCCTCTGCCTCCCCTTCGAGCGCCCTGCGCGCAGACCGGCGGCCACCGCGACCACCGGTGGTGCTCGACCCGGTCATGATCGCGAAAAGCGGCAATGCGCTCCTCGACGCCGATGCCGTGGACCACCTGCAGCGCCTTTTCCCGCTCGCGACCCTGCTGACACCGAATCTGCCGGAGGCGGAGCGCCTCGACGGCGCGTCTGCCGCCAGCACGCCGGCGGCGAGGGAGCGCCTGGTGCGGCGGCTCGGGGAGCGCTGCGCAGCCGTGCTGCTCAAGGGCGGGCATGCGGAGGGGGGCGAGGTCGTGGACCTCCTCTGGGACGGCTCCAGAGTTCACAGCTTCGTCCACCCGCGGATCGCGAGCCGGTCGACCCACGGCACCGGGTGCACCCTCTCGTCGGCGATTGCGGCGCGCCTCGGGCGCGGCGAGAGCCTGGTCGAGGCGGTCGCGGGGGCGATCGACTGGCTGCACGAGGCGATCGTCCGTGCCATTCCGATCGGCGCCGGCACCGGCCCGGTCGATCCCTTCTGGATGCAGCGCCGACCGGACGCCGGCGTCGCTGCTGGAGCGACAGTCCGGCGTGGCGGGTGTCTGGCATGA
- a CDS encoding YpdA family putative bacillithiol disulfide reductase, whose translation MTANASRASAMDLLDLLVVGAGPTGIGLGAEARRAGLTTLLVDRGPLVASLVDYPAEMLFFTTRERLEIAGVPFAIPDDKPNRRQAVAYYQAVAAKYELPLALHEDVEAIRKTADGFVVSCRGRSGAVDRRARAVAVATGYFCHPLRLGVPGEDRPWVHSRYREPLSHFGDSVVVVGGGNSGVEAALDLFRHGARVTLVHHGPALKETVKYWVKPDIENRIAEGGIRALLGAEVVEFVDGAVRVLLPGGEGRIEEVAAGAAYVLIGYAPETGVLEAAGVRVDPATGAPEFDPGSCETAVPGLYVAGTIQAGRETHRIFIENSRDHGVRIAQHLRARLRGTTIAAGLESDRRSPPVLDR comes from the coding sequence ATGACGGCGAATGCGAGCCGGGCTTCGGCCATGGATCTCCTGGATCTCCTGGTGGTCGGCGCGGGGCCGACGGGCATCGGCCTGGGCGCCGAAGCCCGGCGGGCGGGTCTCACGACGCTGCTGGTGGACCGCGGCCCCCTGGTCGCCTCGCTCGTCGACTACCCGGCCGAGATGCTGTTCTTCACCACGCGAGAGCGTCTGGAGATCGCCGGCGTGCCGTTCGCGATCCCGGACGACAAGCCGAATCGGCGGCAGGCAGTGGCCTACTATCAGGCCGTGGCAGCGAAGTACGAGCTGCCCCTGGCGCTGCATGAGGACGTCGAAGCGATCCGGAAGACGGCCGACGGCTTCGTCGTCTCCTGCCGAGGACGCTCCGGCGCCGTCGATCGGCGCGCCCGGGCCGTCGCGGTCGCGACGGGCTACTTCTGTCATCCGTTACGCCTGGGGGTCCCCGGCGAGGATCGACCATGGGTCCACAGCCGCTATCGCGAGCCGCTGTCCCATTTTGGGGACTCGGTCGTCGTCGTCGGAGGTGGCAACTCGGGCGTCGAGGCGGCTCTCGACCTTTTCCGCCATGGCGCGCGGGTCACCCTCGTGCACCACGGCCCGGCCCTCAAGGAGACGGTCAAGTACTGGGTCAAGCCGGACATCGAGAACCGCATCGCCGAAGGCGGCATCCGGGCGCTGCTCGGCGCCGAGGTGGTCGAGTTCGTGGACGGCGCGGTGCGGGTCCTTCTGCCCGGCGGCGAAGGCCGGATCGAGGAAGTCGCCGCCGGAGCGGCCTACGTCCTGATCGGATACGCTCCGGAGACCGGAGTCCTCGAAGCTGCAGGTGTGCGGGTCGATCCGGCGACCGGGGCTCCGGAGTTCGATCCGGGAAGTTGCGAAACCGCGGTCCCCGGCCTCTACGTCGCGGGGACGATCCAGGCGGGGCGCGAAACCCACAGAATCTTCATCGAGAACTCTCGTGACCACGGGGTCCGGATCGCGCAGCACCTGCGCGCCAGGCTTCGTGGTACGACGATTGCAGCGGGTCTGGAATCCGATCGCCGCTCGCCTCCCGTACTGGATCGATGA